A section of the Paenibacillus yonginensis genome encodes:
- a CDS encoding HPP family protein produces METIAENVQTNQTNTISAYFMKMKGKGKSPLQINYGDAFTGFIGGFAAILALVLLTNYTSSTWLMAPFGASCVLAFGLWNAPLSQPRNVIGGHFISTLIGLLALYIFGDSPWSIALAVGLAIAAMMLTKTTHPPAGADPIVVIMGHFTFGYLFYPVVSGSIIIVLLALIINNLRDNRQYPTFWV; encoded by the coding sequence ATGGAAACGATAGCCGAAAATGTCCAAACGAACCAAACGAATACGATAAGCGCCTACTTTATGAAAATGAAAGGCAAAGGAAAAAGCCCCCTGCAAATTAATTACGGGGATGCTTTTACAGGATTTATTGGTGGCTTTGCCGCTATATTAGCCCTGGTTCTGCTGACAAATTACACGTCTTCCACCTGGCTCATGGCCCCGTTTGGCGCCAGCTGTGTGCTGGCCTTCGGCCTCTGGAATGCCCCATTATCACAGCCGAGAAATGTGATTGGCGGACACTTCATCTCTACCCTGATTGGGCTGCTGGCTTTATACATATTCGGAGACAGCCCCTGGTCAATCGCTCTGGCGGTAGGATTGGCGATTGCGGCCATGATGCTGACCAAAACGACCCATCCGCCGGCCGGCGCTGATCCAATCGTAGTCATTATGGGACATTTCACATTTGGATATTTATTTTATCCGGTTGTGTCCGGTTCTATCATTATTGTGCTGCTAGCTTTAATCATTAATAACCTTCGGGACAATCGGCAGTATCCTACCTTCTGGGTGTAA
- a CDS encoding CGNR zinc finger domain-containing protein → MTDHHKFPLLAGSLSLDLVNTELVRRGRRYELLLTEADLLHWVDTMLGEGTLYKASLGSRSIQTEQEFQQVLEFRAIVREHFESIAAGEEIAEDFIALLERSIEKAPFQYKLLSGHLVPVPAGETAADVLIALAAYDALSLMAQSKLGTLKHCSNPDCVLLFMDDSGKRKWCSMKICGNRSKAARFKSQKSSNA, encoded by the coding sequence ATGACCGATCATCATAAATTCCCGCTGCTTGCCGGTTCTCTGTCTCTTGATTTGGTCAACACCGAGCTGGTAAGACGCGGCCGCCGTTACGAGCTGCTGCTCACGGAAGCCGATTTGCTTCATTGGGTTGATACGATGCTGGGGGAAGGAACTCTCTACAAAGCAAGCCTCGGTTCCCGTAGTATTCAAACCGAACAGGAATTTCAGCAGGTTTTGGAATTCCGTGCTATTGTGCGTGAACATTTCGAGTCTATCGCGGCCGGGGAAGAAATAGCCGAAGACTTCATTGCCCTTCTGGAGCGTTCGATCGAGAAAGCTCCTTTTCAATATAAACTCCTCTCCGGCCATTTGGTGCCCGTACCCGCCGGTGAAACCGCTGCTGACGTATTGATAGCCTTGGCCGCCTATGACGCATTGTCTTTAATGGCTCAGAGCAAACTCGGCACGCTTAAACACTGCTCCAATCCCGATTGCGTGCTTCTGTTTATGGATGACAGCGGCAAGCGGAAATGGTGCTCGATGAAAATATGCGGCAACCGCAGCAAAGCTGCCCGGTTTAAAAGTCAAAAATCTTCGAATGCCTGA
- the murB gene encoding UDP-N-acetylmuramate dehydrogenase — protein MRKFMYDLENQIPSEKIKYDEPLRNHTFIRVGGEADVLVQPTRNDEIQTVIDIARLNKVPLTILGKGSNTIIKDKGIRGITLSLSHFNQIEVSGCEIKAQSGADIIAVSRTALDHALTGLEFACGIPGSVGGALYMNAGAYGGQVSDVLKSAHVLTREGELLHLSNEEMELGYRKSIFRSDRYIILDAVFELKQGDQALIAAKMEELTIARESKQPLEYPSCGSVFKRPEGYFAGKLIQDCQLQGTRIGGAEVSTKHAGFIVNVDHATAQDYLDLIQHIQQKVREKFQVELETEVITLGE, from the coding sequence ATGCGCAAGTTTATGTACGATTTGGAGAATCAAATTCCAAGTGAGAAGATCAAATACGATGAACCTTTAAGAAATCATACCTTTATCCGGGTAGGCGGCGAAGCGGATGTTCTGGTCCAGCCTACACGCAATGACGAAATCCAAACGGTTATCGATATCGCACGTTTAAATAAAGTGCCTTTAACGATTCTGGGCAAAGGCTCCAATACCATTATTAAAGACAAAGGCATCCGGGGCATTACCCTGTCTCTCAGTCATTTTAATCAAATTGAAGTCAGCGGCTGTGAAATCAAGGCGCAGAGCGGCGCCGATATTATCGCTGTGTCGAGAACCGCACTGGACCACGCTTTGACCGGGCTGGAGTTTGCCTGCGGGATTCCGGGCAGCGTTGGAGGGGCGCTTTATATGAATGCGGGGGCGTACGGCGGACAGGTTTCGGATGTGCTGAAGAGCGCTCATGTACTGACCCGTGAGGGTGAACTGCTGCATTTATCCAATGAAGAGATGGAGCTGGGTTACCGGAAAAGTATTTTCCGCAGCGACCGGTATATCATTCTTGATGCGGTATTTGAGCTGAAGCAGGGCGATCAGGCTCTCATTGCCGCTAAGATGGAAGAGCTGACGATCGCGAGAGAATCCAAGCAGCCGCTGGAATACCCATCATGTGGAAGTGTATTTAAACGGCCGGAGGGATATTTTGCCGGAAAGCTGATTCAGGATTGTCAGCTGCAGGGAACCCGGATCGGCGGGGCTGAGGTTTCCACCAAACATGCCGGTTTTATCGTTAATGTTGACCATGCAACCGCTCAGGATTACCTCGATTTGATCCAACACATTCAGCAGAAGGTGCGCGAGAAATTTCAGGTTGAGCTGGAGACCGAGGTCATCACCTTGGGAGAATAA
- a CDS encoding polysaccharide deacetylase family protein, producing the protein MRIQLNRFPNGLSKALTVSFDDGRDYDHKLVQKLNQYGIRGTFHLNSGKLGEAGHLKKEEIEPLFRGHEVSVHTVHHPSLPELPAEQVMEQIRKDRLALEELIRYPVKGMSYPYGAYNTEVVALVKAAGMEYARTVNSHGSFHLPEDWLRWHPTCHHKEMVDYADRFIERKSRHTGVSLFYVWGHSYEFEEEGQWDLVDRFGEKIGGRSDIWYATNAEIVSYCQAVERLRVSADNRILHNPSAQSVWVSVEGAATEVPGGQMLLL; encoded by the coding sequence ATGCGCATACAATTGAATCGTTTTCCAAACGGCCTAAGCAAAGCGTTGACCGTAAGCTTTGATGACGGGCGGGATTACGACCATAAATTAGTACAGAAATTAAACCAATACGGCATTCGGGGAACTTTTCACCTGAACAGCGGAAAGCTGGGAGAAGCGGGCCATCTGAAGAAGGAGGAAATTGAGCCGCTCTTCCGAGGACATGAAGTTTCCGTGCATACCGTCCATCATCCGTCTTTGCCTGAGCTGCCCGCGGAACAGGTTATGGAACAAATTCGGAAGGACCGGCTCGCTCTGGAGGAGCTGATCCGCTACCCGGTTAAAGGAATGAGTTATCCGTACGGGGCTTACAATACCGAGGTTGTAGCCTTGGTCAAAGCGGCGGGCATGGAATACGCGAGAACTGTCAACAGCCATGGTTCGTTCCATTTACCGGAGGATTGGCTCCGCTGGCACCCTACCTGCCATCATAAAGAAATGGTAGACTACGCTGACCGGTTTATCGAACGGAAGTCCAGGCATACCGGCGTTTCACTGTTTTACGTTTGGGGCCACAGCTATGAATTTGAAGAAGAGGGTCAGTGGGATTTAGTGGACCGATTCGGGGAAAAGATAGGCGGCCGCAGCGATATCTGGTACGCTACCAATGCCGAAATCGTCTCTTATTGCCAGGCAGTGGAGAGATTGCGAGTATCCGCTGACAACCGGATTCTGCATAATCCGTCTGCCCAGTCTGTATGGGTCAGTGTGGAGGGAGCGGCAACCGAGGTGCCCGGCGGGCAAATGCTGCTGCTGTAG
- a CDS encoding PLP-dependent aminotransferase family protein codes for MFNDFKIQDEDRPAYIQVKEYLKRLIAKGALQENQKLPSTREMSVLLAVSRNTILAAYSDLEEEGLIYALKGKGSYVAGVHRTSEESQPALQTDWSARVSGYARKAVELDRMKNGIRTPRRSTISFTSIAPDEQLFDLDHVKRAFLDRMALEGHVLLNYGYAKGYKPLIELLMRYMEQKGVELEGKDLLITSGFTEGFDIVLSALHRRHGAVLCENPTHQTAIKNLKLNGFDVTGIEMEHDGIHLGKLKEALMERAYDCAYLVPSYHNPTGIVTSPAKRIALMKLMAEYQIPVIEDGFNEELRYSSSHALPLMSIGGRGNGVVYLGSFSKVLFPGLRVGWVLADKQLIDYLESIKRARSIHTSTIDQAILFQYLHNGHLDKYLKRARFEYKKKYEWTRQCCEKYLPDARLSGDGGLHLFLEFAPGFDTHKLLASCSEQGVVFTPGDMFYTDGSGRNTMRIGFSRVSLEDIEEGLRIIGATARMQGQK; via the coding sequence ATGTTTAACGATTTTAAAATACAGGATGAGGACCGGCCGGCCTACATCCAGGTGAAAGAATATTTGAAGCGGCTGATCGCCAAGGGGGCGCTGCAGGAGAATCAGAAGCTGCCTTCCACAAGGGAAATGAGCGTCCTGCTTGCCGTGAGCCGCAATACGATCTTGGCCGCGTATTCCGACCTTGAGGAGGAGGGGCTGATTTATGCCTTGAAGGGGAAGGGGAGCTACGTGGCAGGGGTTCACCGGACGTCCGAGGAATCACAGCCCGCTCTGCAAACCGACTGGTCTGCCCGGGTGAGCGGTTATGCCCGGAAAGCTGTGGAGCTGGACCGCATGAAGAACGGAATTCGGACACCGAGAAGAAGCACGATTTCGTTCACCAGTATAGCACCGGATGAGCAGCTGTTTGATCTGGACCATGTCAAGCGGGCGTTTCTTGACAGAATGGCTTTGGAAGGCCATGTTCTGCTGAATTACGGTTATGCCAAGGGATATAAACCGCTGATCGAGCTGCTGATGCGTTATATGGAGCAAAAAGGCGTAGAGCTGGAAGGGAAGGATCTGCTGATTACCAGCGGGTTCACGGAAGGTTTCGATATTGTCCTGTCCGCCCTGCACCGGAGACATGGAGCCGTCTTATGCGAGAATCCAACCCATCAGACCGCGATCAAAAATTTAAAGCTGAACGGCTTTGACGTAACGGGAATCGAAATGGAGCATGACGGCATCCATCTGGGGAAGCTGAAAGAAGCTTTGATGGAGCGGGCCTATGACTGTGCTTATCTGGTGCCTTCCTATCACAATCCGACGGGGATTGTCACTTCGCCGGCCAAAAGGATCGCGCTCATGAAGCTGATGGCTGAATATCAGATTCCAGTAATTGAAGACGGCTTTAACGAGGAGCTCCGCTATTCAAGCTCACATGCCTTGCCTTTAATGTCGATTGGAGGGCGAGGAAACGGCGTTGTTTATCTCGGCAGCTTCTCCAAGGTGCTGTTTCCCGGTCTGCGGGTAGGCTGGGTGCTGGCCGACAAGCAGCTGATCGATTATTTGGAAAGCATCAAGCGGGCGAGAAGCATTCATACCTCCACCATTGACCAGGCGATCCTGTTCCAATACCTGCATAATGGTCACCTCGACAAGTATTTGAAAAGAGCCCGCTTCGAATATAAGAAGAAATACGAATGGACCCGTCAATGCTGTGAAAAATATTTGCCTGACGCCAGATTGTCGGGGGATGGCGGGCTTCATCTATTTCTGGAATTTGCTCCGGGGTTTGATACTCACAAGCTTCTTGCAAGTTGTTCGGAGCAAGGAGTTGTTTTTACGCCGGGCGATATGTTCTATACCGACGGCAGCGGCAGAAACACGATGCGCATCGGGTTCTCAAGAGTGAGCCTGGAGGATATCGAGGAAGGGCTGCGCATCATAGGGGCAACGGCGCGAATGCAAGGCCAAAAATAA